DNA sequence from the Pelagibaculum spongiae genome:
CTATATCTCTCTTGCTTAGCAACTGCTTTAATTATTTTTTCTACTGCTAAATTAATTTGACTCCGACTATCTTGAATCAGAATTCTCGCATTGTTTTTAAACTTACTGCTTTCTTTACTAAGACTATCTTGCAATTGCTCAAGTTTTTTTCTTCTTTTTTTCAATCCTGAGCTACTGTAGTCATTACTGTTAGTTAATTCTTCCCGTAGCTGCTCTATTTTTTCGTTTTTCTCCATCAGCGACATGCGTGCTTGCTTTAATTGGTCTGATATTTTCGTTTGCACATCTTTGATTATTTTTGAGTGCTCATAAAATTGATCAAAGTTAAAGTAAACAACATCTCCTTCATTGGCATTAGCAACTGAAGTTATTAACAATAAAAAAGAACACACTGTTACAGTCA
Encoded proteins:
- a CDS encoding OmpH family outer membrane protein, whose translation is MINRVSKLTVTVCSFLLLITSVANANEGDVVYFNFDQFYEHSKIIKDVQTKISDQLKQARMSLMEKNEKIEQLREELTNSNDYSSSGLKKRRKKLEQLQDSLSKESSKFKNNARILIQDSRSQINLAVEKIIKAVAKQERYSLVINASPEGDVKQRLTPAKKVVLFTDGQHDITPLVADVFDQQSSVSQFIK